Proteins encoded within one genomic window of Ottowia sp. SB7-C50:
- the mpl gene encoding UDP-N-acetylmuramate:L-alanyl-gamma-D-glutamyl-meso-diaminopimelate ligase — protein sequence MHIHILGICGTFMGGVAALAREAGHTVTGCDAGVYPPMSDQLRALGIDLIEGYGVDQMALKPDMFVIGNVVSRARLADGTPKYPLMEAILDAGAPYTSGPQWLSEHVLAGRHVLAVAGTHGKTTTTSMLTWILESAGLTPGFLVGGVPFNFGISARIGALAAGQARPLFVIEADEYDTAFFDKRSKFVHYRPRTAVLNNLEFDHADIFDDLAAIERQFHHLIRSVPASGRVVVNGLEESLTRVLAQGCWSEQRTFGAAVSDFTALGDASDFEVQHAGRTVGRVRWDLSGTHNQLNALAAIAAAEHVGVAPTEACNALGRFQNVRRRMEVRGRVAQAGGADITVYDDFAHHPTAIRTTVDGLRRQLDAAGRQDERILAIFEPRSNTMKLGTMKSQLPWSLEHADLSFCHTGGLDWNAAEALQPLGGRAQVAGSVDDVVKQVLSAARPGDHLLCMSNGGFGGVHLKLLESLQK from the coding sequence ATGCACATTCACATTCTGGGCATTTGCGGTACCTTCATGGGCGGCGTGGCGGCGTTGGCGCGCGAGGCGGGGCACACGGTGACCGGCTGCGACGCGGGCGTGTACCCGCCCATGAGCGACCAGCTGCGCGCGCTGGGCATTGACTTGATCGAGGGCTACGGCGTCGACCAGATGGCACTGAAGCCAGACATGTTCGTCATCGGCAACGTGGTGAGCCGCGCACGCCTGGCCGACGGCACACCCAAGTACCCGCTGATGGAAGCGATTCTGGACGCTGGCGCGCCCTATACCAGCGGGCCGCAATGGCTGTCCGAGCACGTGCTGGCGGGCCGCCACGTGCTGGCGGTGGCCGGAACGCACGGCAAGACCACGACCACGTCGATGCTGACCTGGATACTGGAAAGCGCGGGGCTGACGCCGGGCTTCCTGGTGGGAGGCGTGCCGTTCAACTTCGGCATTTCGGCCCGCATTGGCGCGCTGGCGGCGGGGCAGGCGCGTCCGCTGTTCGTGATCGAGGCGGACGAATACGACACCGCCTTCTTCGACAAGCGCAGCAAGTTCGTGCATTACCGACCGCGCACGGCGGTGCTGAACAACCTGGAGTTCGACCACGCCGACATCTTTGACGACCTAGCCGCCATCGAACGGCAGTTTCACCACCTGATCCGCTCGGTGCCGGCGTCCGGCCGGGTGGTGGTCAACGGGCTGGAGGAAAGCCTGACGCGGGTGCTGGCGCAAGGCTGCTGGAGCGAGCAGCGCACCTTTGGCGCGGCGGTGAGTGACTTCACGGCGCTGGGCGACGCGTCCGACTTTGAGGTGCAGCACGCGGGCCGCACGGTGGGTCGCGTGCGGTGGGATCTGTCGGGCACGCACAACCAGCTCAACGCGCTGGCGGCCATTGCGGCCGCTGAGCACGTGGGCGTGGCGCCAACCGAGGCTTGCAACGCGCTGGGCCGCTTTCAGAACGTGCGCCGCCGCATGGAAGTGCGCGGCCGCGTGGCGCAGGCAGGTGGCGCCGACATCACCGTGTATGACGATTTCGCGCACCACCCCACGGCGATCCGCACCACCGTGGACGGCCTGCGCCGGCAACTGGACGCCGCTGGCCGTCAGGACGAGCGCATCCTCGCCATCTTCGAGCCGCGCAGCAACACGATGAAGCTGGGCACGATGAAGTCACAGCTGCCGTGGTCGCTGGAACACGCCGACCTGAGCTTTTGCCACACGGGCGGGCTGGACTGGAATGCCGCCGAGGCGCTGCAGCCGCTGGGCGGCCGCGCGCAGGTCGCTGGCAGCGTGGACGACGTGGTGAAACAGGTGCTTTCAGCCGCGCGACCGGGCGATCACCTGCTGTGCATGAGCAACGGCGGCTTCGGCGGCGTGCACCTCAAGCTGCTTGAATCGCTACAAAAATAG
- a CDS encoding aromatic ring-hydroxylating dioxygenase subunit alpha, with protein sequence MIERTLWHPVALSHVVGTQPRAATLLGEDLVLWRDDSGQAHALADQCPHRGARLSMGRVAGGQLECPYHGWRFEGGGRCTHIPAVPGFQPGPRHGAHAFDTREAYGMLWVRLAAPEGAPGPIHDLPAFAAESEPRLRKTTSGPYVVQASAPRIIENFLDMAHFGYVHEGWLGSRDRPEIAPYQVAATPHGVKATGCLAWQPRASVHSTSVAQVDYTYEVTAPYMAVLTKQPEPGTTAIDGLRESIAMFICPVTEESSVAWTRMAMNDFDSPDARLIDFQNTIFGQDQPVLESQRPKKLPLAPDAEAHSAADRMSSAYRRFLKDSGIRWGVIA encoded by the coding sequence ATGATCGAACGCACCCTTTGGCACCCCGTGGCGCTCAGCCACGTCGTCGGCACGCAGCCGCGCGCCGCCACGCTGCTGGGCGAAGACCTGGTGCTGTGGCGCGACGACAGCGGCCAGGCGCACGCCCTGGCAGACCAATGCCCGCACCGCGGCGCCCGCCTGTCGATGGGCCGCGTGGCGGGCGGCCAGCTCGAATGCCCCTACCACGGCTGGCGCTTTGAAGGCGGCGGGCGATGCACGCACATCCCCGCTGTGCCCGGCTTCCAGCCCGGCCCGCGCCACGGCGCCCACGCCTTCGACACGCGCGAGGCCTACGGCATGCTGTGGGTGCGCCTGGCCGCGCCCGAAGGCGCGCCCGGGCCGATCCACGACCTGCCGGCGTTCGCGGCCGAATCCGAGCCGCGGCTGCGCAAAACCACCAGCGGCCCTTACGTCGTGCAGGCCAGCGCCCCGCGCATCATCGAAAACTTCCTCGACATGGCGCACTTCGGCTACGTGCACGAAGGCTGGCTGGGCAGCCGCGACCGGCCCGAGATCGCGCCCTACCAGGTCGCCGCGACGCCGCACGGGGTAAAAGCCACCGGTTGCCTGGCCTGGCAGCCGCGCGCGTCGGTCCACTCCACCAGCGTAGCGCAGGTCGACTACACCTACGAAGTCACCGCGCCCTACATGGCTGTGCTGACCAAGCAGCCCGAGCCAGGCACCACCGCCATCGACGGCCTGCGCGAATCCATCGCCATGTTCATCTGCCCGGTGACCGAGGAAAGCAGCGTGGCCTGGACGCGCATGGCCATGAACGACTTCGATTCGCCCGACGCGCGGCTGATCGACTTCCAGAACACCATCTTCGGGCAGGACCAGCCGGTACTCGAATCGCAACGACCGAAGAAGCTGCCGCTGGCACCCGACGCCGAGGCGCATTCCGCGGCCGACCGCATGTCGTCCGCCTATCGCCGCTTTCTGAAGGACAGCGGCATCCGCTGGGGAGTGATCGCATGA
- the tldD gene encoding metalloprotease TldD yields MISRDLTIERLAKASELLLVPFGLTEADLSSTLGQIATHQVDDADLYFQYTRSEGWSLEEGIVKTGSFSIDQGVGVRAVAGEKTAFAYSDDISRESLLDAARTVRAISGSARSGRVKTPRRRVAQSRALYGALDPLGTLDSTAKVQLLEKIERLARAKDPRVVQVMAGLANEYDVVLVARLDGTLAADVRPLVRLSVTVIAEQKGRREIGSFGGGGRFGLSYFDDALVADYVDQAVQAALTNLESRPAPAGEMTVVLGPGWPGVLLHEAVGHGLEGDFNRKGSSAFSGRIGQRVAAEGVTVLDDGTMADRRGSLNVDDEGHPTQRNVLIEDGILKGYIQDAMNARLMKVKPTGNGRRESYAHIPMPRMTNTYMLGGDKDPREIVASIQKGLYATNFGGGQVDITSGKFVFSASEAFWVENGKIQYPVKGATIVGSGPESLKRITMIGNDMQLDSGVGTCGKEGQSVPVGVGQPTLRLDGLTVGGTG; encoded by the coding sequence ATGATTTCCAGAGACCTCACCATTGAGCGCTTGGCCAAGGCCAGCGAGTTGTTGCTGGTGCCATTCGGCTTGACCGAGGCTGACCTGAGCAGCACGCTGGGGCAGATCGCCACGCACCAGGTCGACGATGCCGACCTCTATTTTCAGTACACCCGTTCTGAAGGCTGGAGCCTCGAAGAAGGCATTGTCAAGACGGGCAGCTTTTCGATCGACCAGGGCGTGGGCGTGCGCGCCGTTGCCGGCGAGAAGACCGCATTCGCGTATTCCGATGACATATCGCGTGAGTCCTTGCTCGACGCCGCTCGTACGGTGCGGGCCATCTCCGGCTCGGCGCGCAGTGGTCGCGTCAAGACGCCGCGGCGCCGTGTGGCGCAAAGCCGTGCGCTGTATGGCGCGCTTGATCCGCTCGGGACACTCGACTCCACGGCCAAGGTTCAGTTGCTCGAAAAGATCGAACGGCTTGCCCGTGCGAAAGACCCGCGCGTGGTGCAGGTGATGGCCGGTTTGGCCAATGAATATGACGTCGTTCTCGTCGCGCGACTGGACGGCACCCTGGCTGCCGATGTGCGGCCGCTGGTGCGTCTCTCGGTGACGGTGATCGCCGAGCAAAAGGGGCGACGGGAGATCGGCTCGTTTGGCGGCGGCGGCCGGTTTGGCTTGTCGTATTTTGACGATGCGCTGGTGGCGGACTACGTCGATCAGGCGGTGCAGGCCGCGCTCACCAACCTCGAGTCGCGGCCGGCACCGGCGGGCGAGATGACGGTGGTGCTGGGTCCGGGCTGGCCCGGCGTGCTGTTGCACGAAGCGGTGGGCCACGGGCTGGAGGGCGATTTCAACCGCAAGGGATCGAGCGCGTTCAGTGGCCGCATCGGTCAGCGCGTGGCGGCCGAGGGCGTGACGGTGCTGGACGATGGCACGATGGCGGACCGGCGCGGCAGCCTCAATGTGGACGACGAAGGCCATCCGACACAACGCAACGTGTTGATCGAGGACGGCATTCTCAAAGGCTATATCCAGGACGCCATGAACGCGCGCCTGATGAAGGTCAAGCCGACCGGCAACGGCCGGCGTGAGAGTTACGCCCATATTCCGATGCCGCGCATGACCAACACCTACATGCTGGGGGGCGACAAGGACCCACGCGAAATCGTCGCCAGCATCCAGAAGGGGCTGTATGCGACCAATTTTGGCGGTGGCCAGGTAGACATTACCAGCGGCAAGTTCGTGTTTTCCGCCAGCGAAGCGTTCTGGGTCGAGAACGGAAAAATCCAGTATCCGGTGAAAGGCGCCACCATCGTCGGCAGCGGCCCCGAATCGCTCAAGCGCATCACCATGATCGGCAACGACATGCAGCTGGACTCGGGTGTCGGAACCTGCGGCAAGGAAGGTCAGAGCGTGCCTGTCGGTGTCGGTCAGCCCACCTTGCGTCTGGATGGGTTGACCGTGGGTGGTACGGGCTGA
- a CDS encoding TetR/AcrR family transcriptional regulator produces MIRGATEVLGRRGLHATAFSEVLALTGASRGSIYHHFPGGKAELVEAALDDFSARLDDSLRALHGRPAAAVVDGALALWRAKLVRNDCESCCPVAAITIAADSMRLQESCREAFHQWRDTLANALQAGHCPAPRALPFATLLVASVQGAIILARAEGDPAPFDAVAEQLRTQAATLA; encoded by the coding sequence ATGATCCGAGGAGCCACCGAGGTCCTGGGCCGGCGTGGGTTGCACGCGACGGCGTTTTCCGAGGTGCTGGCGCTGACCGGCGCTTCGCGCGGCTCGATCTACCACCACTTTCCGGGCGGCAAGGCCGAACTGGTCGAGGCCGCGCTGGACGATTTCAGCGCCCGGCTGGACGATTCACTGCGCGCGCTGCATGGCCGCCCGGCGGCCGCGGTGGTGGACGGCGCGCTGGCGCTGTGGCGCGCCAAGCTGGTGCGCAACGACTGCGAATCGTGCTGCCCGGTGGCGGCGATCACGATCGCGGCCGATTCCATGCGCCTGCAGGAAAGCTGCCGCGAAGCCTTCCACCAGTGGCGCGACACCCTTGCCAACGCGCTGCAGGCGGGCCATTGCCCCGCGCCGCGCGCCCTGCCGTTTGCCACGCTGCTGGTGGCGTCGGTGCAGGGCGCCATCATCCTGGCGCGCGCCGAGGGCGACCCGGCGCCGTTCGATGCAGTGGCCGAGCAGCTGCGCACACAGGCCGCCACGCTGGCCTGA
- a CDS encoding BMP family ABC transporter substrate-binding protein, which yields MYKNLAAAFAAACFFIPALAQTATAPLKVGYVYVTPVTQAGWTRQHDTARREVEAAFGPRVATTAVADVPEGADAERVLRDLAQQGHRLIFTTSFGYARPVQKVAQEFPQVRFECLTCPEGAANVATANARYYEGRYLAGIAAGRMSQSHVAGYVAGFPIPEVLQGINAFTLGMRSVDPKAQVKVVWLNEWFDPAREREAALTLINQGADVLAFHTGSTAVMSAAEERSKLAIAYHSDMRAVAPQAQLLAVTHHWADYEKGRVKAALDGAWQPATLWGGVKEGMVRVGDFGPKVPRAVRDEVLARQRDIGAGRLHPFTGPLLDNTGRPQLAHGQRLSDAQIVGMNWLVDGVQGKLP from the coding sequence ATGTACAAAAACCTCGCAGCCGCGTTCGCGGCCGCCTGTTTTTTCATCCCCGCCCTTGCCCAGACCGCCACGGCGCCGCTGAAAGTCGGCTACGTCTACGTCACGCCCGTCACCCAGGCCGGCTGGACGCGCCAGCACGACACCGCGCGGCGCGAGGTTGAAGCCGCCTTTGGCCCGCGCGTGGCCACCACCGCCGTGGCCGATGTGCCCGAAGGCGCCGACGCCGAGCGCGTGCTGCGCGACCTGGCGCAGCAGGGGCACCGCCTGATCTTCACCACCAGCTTCGGCTACGCCCGCCCGGTGCAGAAGGTGGCGCAGGAATTCCCGCAGGTCCGGTTCGAATGCCTGACCTGCCCCGAAGGCGCGGCCAACGTGGCCACCGCCAACGCGCGCTACTACGAGGGCCGCTACCTGGCCGGCATCGCCGCCGGGCGCATGAGCCAGAGCCACGTGGCCGGCTACGTGGCGGGCTTTCCCATCCCGGAGGTGTTGCAGGGCATCAACGCCTTCACGCTGGGCATGCGCAGCGTCGACCCGAAGGCGCAGGTCAAGGTGGTGTGGCTGAACGAATGGTTCGACCCGGCACGCGAGCGCGAAGCCGCGCTGACGCTGATCAACCAGGGCGCCGATGTGCTGGCCTTCCACACCGGATCAACCGCGGTGATGAGCGCCGCCGAGGAGCGTAGCAAGCTCGCCATTGCCTACCACTCCGACATGCGCGCCGTCGCGCCGCAGGCGCAGCTGCTGGCGGTGACGCACCACTGGGCCGATTACGAAAAAGGCCGTGTCAAGGCCGCGCTGGACGGCGCCTGGCAGCCCGCCACCCTGTGGGGCGGCGTCAAGGAAGGCATGGTGCGCGTGGGCGATTTCGGCCCCAAGGTACCGCGCGCCGTGCGCGACGAGGTGCTGGCCCGCCAGCGCGACATCGGCGCCGGGCGGCTGCATCCGTTCACCGGGCCGCTGCTCGACAACACCGGCCGCCCGCAACTGGCGCACGGCCAGCGCCTGAGCGACGCGCAGATCGTGGGCATGAACTGGCTGGTCGACGGCGTGCAGGGCAAGCTGCCCTGA
- a CDS encoding ATP-binding cassette domain-containing protein gives MALLTLLDAQLAFGHVPLLDHADFALEPGERVGLIGRNGSGKSSLLRILAGLERPDDGELQVQQGVRLAYVRQEPELASDANVFDAVAQGLAPLRALIDGYSSGEGDLDALQARIEAEDGWSWRQRVDETLQRLRLAPDAIVGTLSGGTRKRIALAQALVTRPDVLLLDEPTNHLDLDAIHWLEGLLTGFAGSVVVITHDRSFLDAVATRIVELDRGKLLSYPGNFAQYQQQKADQLEQEATIQARADKLLTQEEAWVRQGVEARRTRAQGRINRLHALRAARAARRDAVGRVKLDLDAGVAGYQGKLVAELDNVTLTLGSQRIVDGLTTTVLRGDKIGLIGPNGAGKTTLLKLILGQLEPDSGSVKRGANLQVAYFDQMRAALDPDATLEDFISPGSEWIEIGDKRQHVKSYLGNFLFSPARAASPVRSLSGGERNRLLLARLFARPANVLVLDEPTNDLDIDTLELLEELLQTYDGTVFLVSHDRAFLDNVVTSTLAWDGPGRWREYAGGVHDWLAQSARWQAMQPTPVAPARPVADKVPAEPPPQARPTRKKLSYKDQRELDELPARIEALEAEQADIRTRLADGTLYKTDLDQAVALQARDGAIEEELMTALERWETLSQ, from the coding sequence ATGGCCTTGCTGACCTTACTTGATGCCCAACTTGCATTCGGCCACGTGCCTCTGCTTGACCACGCCGACTTTGCGCTGGAGCCTGGTGAGCGCGTGGGCCTGATCGGGCGCAATGGCAGCGGCAAGTCGTCACTGTTGCGCATTCTTGCCGGGCTGGAGCGCCCGGACGATGGCGAGTTGCAGGTGCAGCAGGGCGTGCGCCTGGCTTATGTGCGGCAGGAGCCCGAGCTGGCCAGCGATGCGAACGTGTTCGACGCCGTGGCGCAAGGGCTGGCGCCATTGCGCGCGCTGATTGACGGCTATTCGTCTGGCGAAGGCGATCTGGATGCCCTGCAGGCGCGCATCGAAGCGGAAGACGGCTGGTCCTGGCGGCAGCGCGTCGATGAGACGCTTCAAAGGTTGCGGCTGGCGCCGGATGCCATCGTCGGCACGCTGTCCGGCGGCACGCGAAAGCGCATCGCGCTGGCGCAAGCCCTGGTGACGCGCCCGGACGTGCTGCTGCTGGACGAGCCGACCAACCACCTCGACCTGGATGCCATTCACTGGCTGGAGGGATTGCTCACCGGCTTTGCCGGCTCCGTCGTGGTCATCACGCACGACCGCAGCTTCCTCGACGCCGTCGCCACGCGCATTGTTGAGCTGGACCGCGGCAAGCTGCTGTCCTATCCCGGCAACTTCGCCCAGTACCAGCAGCAGAAGGCGGATCAACTGGAGCAGGAAGCCACCATTCAGGCGCGTGCAGACAAGTTGCTGACGCAGGAGGAAGCCTGGGTGCGCCAGGGCGTCGAGGCGCGCCGCACGCGGGCCCAGGGGCGCATCAACCGGCTGCACGCGCTGCGGGCCGCGCGCGCGGCGCGGCGCGATGCCGTCGGCCGGGTCAAGCTTGACCTGGACGCCGGGGTGGCGGGCTACCAGGGCAAGCTGGTGGCCGAACTGGACAACGTCACCCTGACGCTGGGCAGCCAGCGCATCGTCGACGGCCTCACCACCACCGTGCTGCGCGGCGACAAGATCGGCCTGATCGGCCCCAATGGCGCCGGCAAGACGACGCTGCTCAAGCTCATTCTGGGCCAGCTGGAGCCCGACAGCGGCAGCGTCAAGCGCGGCGCCAACCTGCAGGTGGCGTATTTCGACCAGATGCGCGCCGCGCTCGACCCCGACGCCACGCTTGAGGACTTCATCAGCCCCGGCAGCGAATGGATCGAGATCGGCGACAAGCGACAGCACGTCAAGAGCTATCTGGGCAACTTTCTGTTCAGCCCGGCGCGCGCTGCCTCGCCCGTGCGGTCGCTGAGCGGTGGCGAGCGCAACCGCCTGCTGCTGGCCCGCCTGTTTGCCCGGCCCGCCAACGTGCTGGTGCTCGACGAGCCGACCAACGACCTCGACATCGACACGCTGGAGCTGCTGGAAGAACTGCTGCAAACCTACGACGGCACGGTGTTCCTGGTCAGCCACGACCGCGCCTTCCTCGACAACGTCGTCACCAGCACGCTGGCGTGGGATGGCCCGGGCCGCTGGCGCGAATACGCCGGCGGCGTGCATGACTGGCTGGCGCAAAGCGCGCGCTGGCAGGCCATGCAGCCCACGCCGGTGGCGCCGGCGCGCCCCGTCGCCGACAAGGTGCCTGCCGAACCACCGCCCCAGGCCAGGCCCACCAGGAAAAAGCTCAGCTACAAGGATCAGCGCGAGCTGGACGAACTGCCCGCCCGCATCGAGGCGCTGGAGGCCGAGCAGGCCGACATTCGCACCCGGCTGGCCGACGGCACGCTGTACAAGACCGACCTGGACCAGGCCGTGGCCCTGCAGGCGCGCGACGGCGCCATCGAGGAAGAACTCATGACCGCCCTGGAGCGCTGGGAAACCCTCAGCCAGTAA
- a CDS encoding 3-deoxy-7-phosphoheptulonate synthase produces MNAKNAQATADAWASSPERTSQTDDQRIKDITVLPPPDHLIRFFPIRGTPVESLITDTRKAIRRIIAGKDDRLLVVIGPCSIHDPAAAIDYAKRLKVLRDRYADSLEIVMRVYFEKPRTTVGWKGLINDPYLDESYRIDEGLRIARQLLIEINRLGLPAGSEFLDVISPQYIGDLISWGAIGARTTESQVHRELASGLSAPIGFKNGTDGNIRIATDAIQSASRGHHFLSVHKNGQVAIVHTDGNKDCHVILRGGKAPNYDAASVATACKELESSKLPATLMVDCSHANSSKQHERQLDVARDVAAQVASGSRCVFGLMVESHIQGGAQKFTPGKDDAAALEYGKSITDACIGWDGTEVILQSLSDAVKARRAG; encoded by the coding sequence ATGAACGCCAAGAACGCACAGGCCACTGCCGATGCCTGGGCCTCGTCGCCCGAACGAACCAGCCAGACCGACGACCAGCGCATCAAGGACATCACCGTGTTGCCCCCGCCCGATCATTTGATCCGTTTCTTCCCCATTCGCGGCACCCCGGTGGAGTCGCTCATCACCGACACCCGCAAGGCGATTCGCCGCATCATCGCCGGCAAGGACGACCGGCTGCTGGTGGTGATCGGCCCTTGCTCGATCCACGACCCGGCCGCCGCCATCGACTACGCGAAGCGCCTGAAGGTGTTGCGCGACCGATACGCCGATTCGCTTGAAATCGTGATGCGCGTCTACTTCGAGAAGCCCCGCACCACGGTGGGCTGGAAGGGCCTGATCAACGACCCGTACCTCGACGAAAGCTACCGCATCGACGAAGGCCTGCGCATCGCCCGCCAGTTGCTGATCGAGATCAACCGCCTGGGCCTGCCCGCCGGCAGCGAATTTCTCGACGTCATCTCGCCGCAGTACATCGGCGACCTGATCAGCTGGGGCGCCATTGGCGCGCGCACGACCGAGAGCCAGGTACACCGTGAACTGGCCAGCGGCCTGTCGGCACCCATCGGCTTCAAGAATGGCACCGACGGCAACATCCGCATCGCCACCGATGCCATCCAGTCGGCCTCGCGCGGGCACCACTTCCTGTCGGTGCACAAGAACGGCCAGGTTGCCATCGTCCACACCGACGGCAACAAGGACTGCCACGTCATCCTGCGTGGCGGCAAGGCGCCCAATTACGACGCCGCCAGCGTCGCGACCGCCTGCAAGGAGCTGGAGTCCTCCAAGCTGCCCGCCACGCTGATGGTCGACTGCAGCCATGCCAACAGCAGCAAGCAGCACGAGCGTCAGCTCGACGTGGCGCGCGACGTGGCCGCGCAGGTGGCCAGCGGTTCGCGCTGCGTGTTCGGGCTGATGGTCGAAAGCCACATTCAGGGCGGTGCGCAAAAGTTCACCCCCGGCAAGGACGACGCGGCAGCGCTGGAATACGGCAAGAGCATCACCGACGCCTGCATTGGCTGGGACGGGACGGAAGTCATCCTGCAGTCGCTGTCGGACGCGGTCAAGGCGCGACGCGCGGGCTGA
- a CDS encoding adenosine deaminase yields MTPAPDAIDRIAPPQLPALLAAMPKAELHMHIEGSLEPEMIFALARRNGVALPYASVDALRQAYAFSDLQSFLDIYYAGASVLLTEQDFYDMARAYLARAATDNVVHAEIFFDPQTHTERGVSMGTVVHGLSRACREAPAQQGVSAALILCFLRHLSEQQAFETLEQALPFRDHFIGVGLDSSEVGHPPEKFARVFARCRELGLHVVAHAGEEGPPDYIWQALDVLRAERIDHGVQAVHDAALMARLAADRVPLTVCPLSNQKLRVFPDLADHNLKALLDAGLMATVNSDDPAYFGGYVNDNFQAVFAATGMTARHAWQLASNSFDASFAPPEDKARWHRQLADVFSRFAAA; encoded by the coding sequence ATGACACCCGCGCCCGACGCCATCGACCGCATTGCCCCGCCGCAGCTGCCCGCGCTGCTGGCGGCCATGCCCAAGGCCGAGCTGCACATGCACATCGAAGGCTCGCTAGAGCCCGAGATGATCTTTGCGCTGGCGCGGCGCAACGGCGTGGCGCTGCCCTACGCCAGCGTGGACGCGCTGCGCCAGGCCTACGCCTTCAGCGACCTGCAGAGCTTTCTGGACATTTACTACGCCGGCGCCAGCGTGCTGCTGACCGAGCAGGACTTTTACGACATGGCCCGCGCCTATCTTGCGCGGGCAGCTACAGATAATGTAGTGCACGCCGAGATCTTCTTCGATCCGCAGACGCACACCGAACGCGGCGTGTCGATGGGCACCGTCGTCCATGGCCTGTCGCGCGCGTGCCGCGAAGCCCCGGCGCAACAGGGCGTCAGCGCCGCGCTGATCCTGTGCTTTCTGCGCCACCTGAGCGAGCAGCAGGCCTTTGAAACGCTGGAACAGGCGCTGCCGTTTCGCGACCATTTCATTGGCGTCGGCCTCGATTCGAGCGAAGTCGGCCACCCGCCCGAGAAGTTTGCCCGCGTGTTTGCGCGCTGCCGCGAGCTGGGCCTGCACGTGGTGGCCCACGCGGGCGAGGAAGGCCCGCCCGACTACATCTGGCAGGCGCTCGACGTGCTGCGCGCCGAGCGCATCGACCACGGCGTGCAGGCCGTGCACGACGCGGCGCTGATGGCGCGGCTGGCCGCCGACCGCGTGCCGCTCACCGTGTGCCCGCTGTCCAACCAGAAGCTGCGCGTCTTCCCCGACCTGGCCGACCACAACCTGAAGGCCCTGCTGGACGCCGGCCTGATGGCCACCGTCAATTCGGACGACCCGGCCTACTTTGGCGGCTACGTCAACGACAACTTCCAGGCTGTGTTTGCCGCCACCGGCATGACGGCGCGCCACGCGTGGCAACTGGCGTCCAACAGCTTCGACGCCAGCTTTGCCCCGCCCGAGGACAAGGCGCGCTGGCACCGGCAGCTGGCGGACGTGTTCAGTCGCTTTGCCGCCGCCTGA